In a genomic window of Panthera tigris isolate Pti1 chromosome D4, P.tigris_Pti1_mat1.1, whole genome shotgun sequence:
- the CYSRT1 gene encoding cysteine-rich tail protein 1, whose translation MDPHEMVVKNPYAHVSIPRAHLRPDLGQRLETAPPSWGSQPLPVGSCTSEPTGLLQPSEEAPGSKGAKGTTRVQGQQSWQQPCNPYSGGQRPAGLTYAGLPPIGRGDDIAHHCCCCPCCSCCHCPRFCRCHSCCCVIS comes from the coding sequence ATGGACCCACATGAGATGGTCGTCAAGAACCCGTATGCTCATGTCAGCATCCCTCGGGCTCACCTGCGGCCTGATCTGGGGCAGCGGCTGGAGACGGCTCCTCCTTCCTGGGGGTCCCAGCCTCTGCCTGTGGGATCCTGCACCTCGGAGCCCACCGGGCTCTTGCAGCCCTCCGAGGAGGCTCCAGGGAGCAAGGGGGCCAAGGGGACCACCCGGGTCCAGGGCCAGCAGAGCTGGCAGCAGCCCTGCAACCCCTACAGCGGTGGGCAGCGCCCGGCAGGACTGACCTACGCTGGCCTGCCACCCATCGGGCGCGGGGATGACATCGCCCACCACTGCTGCTGCTGTCCCTGCTGTTCCTGCTGCCACTGCCCTCGCTTCTGCCGCTGCCACAGCTGCTGCTGCGTCATCTCCTAG